The following are encoded in a window of Castanea sativa cultivar Marrone di Chiusa Pesio chromosome 5, ASM4071231v1 genomic DNA:
- the LOC142633398 gene encoding protein Brevis radix-like 2 has product MLTCIACSKQLNGNGSLQQNDEDNAVGTPSTKQAVKALTAQIKDIALKASGAYKNCKPCSGSSVCTKNQNYAESDAASESARFHYAYRRTGSSNSTPRVWGKEMEARLKGLSSGEGTPASVSGRTESVVFMEEDEPKEWVAQVEPGVLITFVSLPQGGNDLKRIRFSRELFNKWQAQRWWAENYDKVMELYNVQRFNQQAVPLPTPPRSEDENSRIESARASPMTPPLSKERLPRHFQRPGGMGYSSSDSLDHHPMQSHHCYDTSGLASTPKLSSISGAKTETSSIDGSARTSSSREGDRSGELSVSNASDMEGEWVEQDEPGVYITIRALPSGGRELRRVRFSREKFGEMHARLWWEENRARIQEQYL; this is encoded by the exons ATGCTGACGTGTATAGCGTGCTCCAAGCAGCTCAATGGCAATGGATCTCTGCAACAAAATGACGAAGACAACGCTGTTGGGACCCCCAGTACCAAGCAAGCTGTTAAAGCTCTCACTGCTCAG ATCAAGGACATAGCATTGAAGGCTTCAGGAGCTTATAAAAATTGCAAGCCGTGTTCGGGATCATCAGTTTGTACTAAGAACCAGAACTATGCTGAGTCCGATGCTGCCTCAGAGTCGGCAAGGTTTCATTATGCGTATCGCAGGACAGGGAGTTCAAACTCCACTCCCAGGGTGTGGGGGAAAGAAATGGAGGCAAGGCTAAAAGGGCTGTCAAGTGGAGAAGGGACACCTGCTTCGGTGAGTGGGCGTACTGAGTCGGTTGTGTTCATGGAGGAAGATGAGCCTAAGGAATGGGTGGCACAAGTGGAGCCCGGTGTGCTCATTACCTTTGTTTCCTTGCCTCAGGGAGGGAATGATCTAAAGCGGATTCGGTTCAG CCGTGAATTGTTTAATAAATGGCAAGCTCAAAGGTGGTGGGCGGAGAACTATGACAAGGTCATGGAACTGTACAATGTTCAGAGGTTCAATCAACAGGCAGTCCCACTTCCAACACCACCTAGATCTGAAGATGAG aACTCAAGGATTGAATCTGCCAGAGCAAGCCCTATGACTCCACCTCTGAGCAAAGAACGCCTGCCTCGCCACTTCCAACGCCCAGGGGGAATGGGTTACTCTTCTTCAGATTCACTTGACCACCACCCCATGCAGTCCCATCATTGCTATGACACATCCGGTTTAGCTTCAACACCTAAACTTTCCAGCATTAGTGGGGCAAAGACAGAGACATCATCCATAGATGGTTCTGCAAGGACTAGTTCATCAAGAGAGGGAGATCGCTCCGGAGAGCTTTCTGTGAGCAATGCCAGTGATATGGAAGGTGAATGGGTTGAACAGGATGAACCTGGAGTCTACATCACAATCAGAGCATTGCCAAGCGGTGGTCGGGAACTTAGACGCGTCCGGTTCAG cCGAGAGAAATTTGGAGAAATGCATGCAAGATTGTGGTGGGAAGAGAACCGGGCAAGGATACAAGAACAGTACTTGTGA